The region tacctaggatgttttgggtgcttaaaaccttcccattgcataaccaacccccttaccccgatctctgacatttttactagtttttgattcgataaaacttttaggtttttattcgctttctaaccattcctttggataaatagaagtgcggtggcgactcgatttgtatggtttaccttggacttagtcaatatctctaatggtaacgaataccccgctacacatcCAACCTCATAATGCTGATGGAGGGGGCCTCATTCGcccatttgactttgaacatgGATGTCAGAGTGGCCAGTGCGTCTGCTAAATGATTCTCTTCTCTTGGAACATAATCAAACATGATCTCCTCAAAGTATGGAATCAACTTCATCATGTGCTCTTGATATGGAATCAAATTTGGGTGACGAGTCTCCCAATCTCCATTGATTTGGATAATGACCAGAGCAGATTCCTCATATACTTCAAGATatttaattctcaaatcaatagcAACTTCAATCCCATagatgcaagcttcatatttAACCATGTTATTTGTGCATTCGAAATAGATTCTGGAAATGAACGGAATATGAAAACCCATGGGAAAAGTAATGACAGCTCGTATACCATTTCCCAAAGCATTTGAAGCACCATCAAACTCAAGCATCCATCGTGACCTTGGCTCTGAGCCTTCATCTGGGTCCGGTCGGTTGTAATATTCTTTGAGAaacataacatcttcatcaggaaacttGAACTTCATTGGCTGGTAATCTTCCACAGGATGATGTGTTAAATAGTCAGCAATTATATTACTCTTGATGGCTTTttgagtagtatactggatatcatattctgttaaaatcatttgccaatAGGAAACCCTTCCTGTGAGagaaggcttctcaaagatatacttgattgggtccatcTTCGAGATTAATAAAGTAGTGTGGGTCAACATATGTTGTCTCAGCCGGCGAGCAGCCCGCGCTAgagcgcaacaagttttctcaagaAATGAATATTGATTTAACAattgtgtagcggggtattcgttaccattagagatattgactaaatccaaggtaaaccatacaagtcgagtcaccaccgcacatctatttatccaaaggaatggttagaaagcgaacaaaaacctaaattttttatcgaatcaaaaactagtaaaaatgtcag is a window of Lathyrus oleraceus cultivar Zhongwan6 chromosome 6, CAAS_Psat_ZW6_1.0, whole genome shotgun sequence DNA encoding:
- the LOC127094111 gene encoding uncharacterized protein LOC127094111, yielding MDPIKYIFEKPSLTGRVSYWQMILTEYDIQYTTQKAIKSNIIADYLTHHPVEDYQPMKFKFPDEDVMFLKEYYNRPDPDEGSEPRSRWMLEFDGASNALGNGIRAVITFPMGFHIPFISRIYFECTNNMVKYEACIYGIEVAIDLRIKYLEVYEESALVIIQINGDWETRHPNLIPYQEHMMKLIPYFEEIMFDYVPREENHLADALATLTSMFKVKWANEAPSISIMRLDV